The Hevea brasiliensis isolate MT/VB/25A 57/8 chromosome 1, ASM3005281v1, whole genome shotgun sequence DNA segment agaataaaaatcatcatgcaaatattatttgtctacttcaaatactttttcaagcacattaagttcatggtttacattttctgtaatggctgaaaaggtaggagaagtaggttctgactctgtttgggtttcatcctgaacagactcattttgtaaatttgtataaactggatgtggaacatttgtagagtaatctATGTTTTGTAAAGTGAATCTAGGTATTtatgaagtagaaaacctagaagagctaggtaagtcTGAAGTAGAATACTTAGGCTGAATATTTTGTACTCCAACTGGTTTTGTACCGggcaaactaatgacagaaggtatacgagacacttttcctatgtctacagtactggatgttgaggaatcatctgaaaacctaaggcttctgttaaagctaaggtTGACTCTTCCGTCTTCATACTGGGTTATTTGCCTCAGTTGAAcgtttggctcaactatttttgaagattctggttctactgcaccttctaaaatccattcttctggtagggttatgtccttccattggatagatctagggattacagtgttggattttgtaagatcagtttgtaaaagcaaagtttctcctcttttactttgaaacttatgttttgtggcaaaagcagaaaccatagctttgtaatgaattttgtaaatcagtgcaagaggaatagatccttcaagcatttcgtaattgtgagttttgatttgtaaaacaagggattttgtaatattactgtcgtttaacaaaacagtaaaatttggatagcaatcaaaagatattggtccactgcacaaactagactcgactgaactaagcaaggagtcctggaagtttatgaacctagtatctctaagaactgctaggattgaggtgttcaacccttctttggtaagcggtttaattccaacttggactaaacctatatagatgaatttgtattgtttttcacggtgtttttgtaaggattttttagacagaagagaaatcgtctcaaagggttttgtaatctgaagatctctttcttcagttttgattgtgaaattagttttgaaaaaattgagttttgtagtctgatagatctgatccttttgtacttttggaatttcccaattatctatatatttttcaaaattttcgattattatttcttcactattaattatctttctcgactcggaggacaaggtagaagagtttgaagaagaaactgtcctacagaaaattggattcatagttaaagaatttttctaggttgatcttttgagttaagtgaggtaatcgcacccggaatcactgccctaaacacgccctctcggctaaacacgggacttacaacccaggcctgtttacacctctaaagaagctgtcttatcaccttaGGATTATCTTACCAACCtctaaaaaatgtttaaatgtgaatcctaaccttaaatagaaccttttcccccccaggctctgataccaaggacGCACTGAGATCGAgagggggatgagctaacagggaagaagaAACAATCTAGATcttgaataatatataaataattaaagaaataaataaaatgcaCAGGAAAggaaaatcttcagaaatgaaaattaaatttgtaaattaaagaaatatatatattctataggcgACAGTGCTagtccgttaagaatatatatacttaacaaaataaaaattaaacttgaaATATATTACCATTAATGGAAATTCTAAATTAGTTCATATAGTTGGcttaatttattgaaattttctatttgttgtttttttttcttttgtcgaTGGAAAATTTtgcttgagatttttatttttaataagcgAAGAGAAATATTTTAATGAAAGAGAATAACAGGATGATGAACAAGCCAGGGACTCAGATTTTGCTTGTGATTAGGGATggatatttttaatatttcagaAATTTTTAAAGGGTAAAaggatttaaattttaaataatacctAATTAATCTCATGCATTATTTGGTAGGCAATTAATCATTAAGTTGTTACTCTAATATATTGTGAAGTTTTTAGCAAACACGCTATTAGTAACATtaataattaattagtttttataaacgacttaattattattaaattataaccTTAATCTAGTCTTTAATAATTaatgtttaaaataaaaattaatattagtttgatattaatttaattatctatCTAATTAATATAGCTAATTAAAAAACTTAACTTTTTTACTTTGCTACTAAAAATGGGTACACATAAGCTCCACACACTCCACAtaaaacattttatttttcatacATTACATCTATATTGAAATAATAAttacataatataattaattacacttaaagtaatataataataattacatataaaaatagataaaattataattattaattttaatttttttatttatcaacagtaCTACAAATCACTACCCAACCACATCCACTACTACCACCAATATCGGGCTATCATCGCTGTCATCACTTTTGCCATGTCACCACCACTGTTATTATTATTGTCGTTACCATTTAGTTATTACTGCCGTCACCATTATTAgtgaaaatattatttaaaattaaaataatacttaataaaataatattatatgttaaaattttatactaatttattacatttttattatatttttgttatacaTGTAAATAATCATGAGTTATAATAGTAATtacattaaaatattaattttattatataattaattatattacattatatctaatatttaaattattactaAATTAAACAGTAATAAATATAATCCAATAATAATTACATATATTAAACATAAAAGATTCCGATTCAACTTCCCCTCCTCTTACACGTAATGGAGACACAACAAGTGTATCAAGGGAACATCACCATGTTTTTCTTCGAAAAATCcagaaaaaattgaagaatttacagggaaaatcaaacaaaaaagGCACTAATGCTACTAGCTTTCACATTTATCTTTTGAGAAGTTATTTTAATTGGTCTAATCTGTGAGCTCTTCTGACAATTAATTATTCGTCGGTGTGTGGATCTGTTGGTTTTCTTTTCTCGCATTTTTTTCCCATCACATTTTCCCACGTGAATCCCTGaacttaataattatttttttaaaaggaaaatttaacaATAATAAGTTCTAATTTAGTAATAATGAaatcattttttattattgtagGATATCTATTTCGATCTCCGATCATAAAAAGACAAGggcaaaaaataattaatgagttTGACATTGAGTGAatcaatttaaaaagaaaaaacaataatttaattGAATCAATGACGTTTAGGGATGTTCCTCATACGTAAGGGATGATCTGGCCCTGCTTAACACTTTAGTCCACACAGTTCCAGACACTTGTAgctaacttgaaatttaaaaaaaaaaaaaaaaaaattagataatgAGAGATTTCTGATTCACGGTCAAGCGTACCATGATTAGTAAAATTCTAACTCTCAATTTAATGAATGTAATTAACGAGTATTACAAATCGAATCAACCTTTGTTAGCTAgttctttttattatttaatttgaattaatcTTTGACTTGTACTGATTATTCTGTTTTTATTACATGGAGCTTAAATCATGTTCGCACTTTAGTTTTACAAGAAAGGAATATAGAATTAGTCACCGTTTTGCAAACAGTTGATTAGCTAACAATTCACCAACCACAAAAGGTTTGGTGCAGGGAAACACTTCACTATATAAGGAGATGAGCTATGCCTCAGCTAGATACGCTCAAAATAAACCTTGTTTTCTCTCTTGGAATTAGCTAGCCAATATAGCCTTATCCAAAAAAGAAAATTACCCAAATACCAAAAACCATGAAGGTGAGAATAGAGAGtacaagaactgttaagccaatttatgaagggaattgtcCTCCCCCTACCTCACACTGTATCCCTCTGAGTGTGTTTGATAAGGTCACCTACAACACCCACATAGCAGTCATTTATGCCTATCGTCCACCAACACCAATGAATGCAACCATTGAGCTTGGCCTCCAGAGGGCCTTATCAGAATACAGGGAATGGGCTGGAAGATTAGGGGAAGATGAGAAAGGTGATCCTGTCATTTTTCTCAATGACAAAGGGGTGAAACTAGTTGAAGCTTCTGTGGATTGCAAGCTTGATCAACTCATGCCCTTGAAGCCATCTCCTGTTTTGCTTAGCCTTCATCCTAGCTTGAAGGACGTGGAAGAGCTCGTGCAAGTTCAGCTCACAAGGTTCAGTTGTGGCTCATTAGTAGTTGGCTTCACAGCCCATCACTTGGTAGCTGATGGGCATTCCACCAGCAATTTCTTGGTTTCATGGGGGAAAGCTAGTCGTGGACTTGACATGAACCCACTTCCTCTTTGTGATCGAACCATTTTCAGCCCTCGAAAACCTCCTCATTTCGATTTTGAACACAGAGGAGTTGAGTTTAAAAGCAAGAAGCTTGTCAAAGATTTTCCAAATATATATATTGATAACTTTGTGGATGACATTATAGTCCATAAAGTCCATTTCACATTGGAATTTCTCTCCAAGCTCAAGGCTAGAGCCTCTCCACCATCAAATAATCTGCAGAACAAGACTTATAGCACTTTCGAGAGCTTGGTTGCTCATCTATGGAGAGCCATAACAAAGGCTCGAGGGCTCGGTGGGTTCGAAAAAACACATGTGAGAATCTCAGTGAATGGACGCATGCGAATGAATCCAAGAGTTCCCAATGAATACTTTGGGAACTTGGTGCTATGGGCATTCCCAAGTGCGAGGGTTAAAGACCTACTACGAGAGCCATTACCTTATGCGGCCAAGCTCATTCATGAAGCTATTGCAAAGGTAAATAACAGCTACTTCAAATCATTCATCGACTTCGCTACCCACAAGGCAGGGAAGGAAGAAGACCTGGTGCCCACGGCGGAGATGAGCAAGTCGGTGTTGTGCCCTAATTTGGAGGTTGATAGTTGGCTAAGGTTTCCATTTTATGATCTGGATTTTGGAGGAGGAAGTCCTTATATATTTATGCCATCTTATTTTCCAACAGAAGGAATGATGTTTCTTCTACCTTCGTTCATTGGGGATGGAAGTATAGACGCCTTCATACCTCTTTTCCAGGACAATTTGGCCACCTTCAAAGAAATTATCTATTCATTGGACTGATCAACTAATTATTActacaataatttattttttccttttggctatttttttctttttccatcgTTATAATTAAGAAGTTCTTGTTAAATATATAGTTGTTGTCATGTATTTTTCTTGAAGGTGGACCATCTACCTGCTTGTAATAACAACTGCTCATAAGAGATATCATTAATTATAATTGCATGAAAACTTTACTTGgggagtaatatatatatatatacatatacacatatataattgaTCAACAATTAACCATTTGATcagtttttttatttaaaatttgtcccttttttattgtttttaatgaATAAACTAAGATTATAgtatttaatttaaacttaaacgtcaattttaaattaattatacaaGATATCGAAagtgatataataaattaatttattagtcaTATTTGTATATCATAAATTCaacaatatattttttaatttttctaatttatttaactttcattttttaatttaaaaattataattgaattagtaagtttaattaatcaattttttattcgattttatcaattttagtatttttttataacaaaaataaatttattaataatattaaaattttaagtattataaataattactAGAGGGACAAGATTTTACTCCTATACATCAGGCATAGAACATATTATTATAAACAATAAAATTCATTAATCTTTTAATATAATGATATTAAAtctttttatttgaaaataattttgaaaaatgaTATAAATCTTTTCAAAAGATTATAGAATACTTTCTGGTGCATATAAAAGTAGTGCTTTCTCTCTCAGGAGGCCATTGGTCTTTTATTAAATTTAGATAgcaaaatatttttttcaaaatatttcatacCTGAGTTGTTTTTTTCAGAATttgatatatataatttatacagATGAGTTCAACCATTACATGTTAATGGAGAAATAGATTACActactaaattttattttatatatatatatatatgcatacaCACTTATGAAATTCTTCGCTTTAAATTAAATAGCATTTGTATACCTT contains these protein-coding regions:
- the LOC110673296 gene encoding agmatine coumaroyltransferase-2-like; this encodes MKVRIESTRTVKPIYEGNCPPPTSHCIPLSVFDKVTYNTHIAVIYAYRPPTPMNATIELGLQRALSEYREWAGRLGEDEKGDPVIFLNDKGVKLVEASVDCKLDQLMPLKPSPVLLSLHPSLKDVEELVQVQLTRFSCGSLVVGFTAHHLVADGHSTSNFLVSWGKASRGLDMNPLPLCDRTIFSPRKPPHFDFEHRGVEFKSKKLVKDFPNIYIDNFVDDIIVHKVHFTLEFLSKLKARASPPSNNLQNKTYSTFESLVAHLWRAITKARGLGGFEKTHVRISVNGRMRMNPRVPNEYFGNLVLWAFPSARVKDLLREPLPYAAKLIHEAIAKVNNSYFKSFIDFATHKAGKEEDLVPTAEMSKSVLCPNLEVDSWLRFPFYDLDFGGGSPYIFMPSYFPTEGMMFLLPSFIGDGSIDAFIPLFQDNLATFKEIIYSLD